Proteins from a single region of Callithrix jacchus isolate 240 chromosome 12, calJac240_pri, whole genome shotgun sequence:
- the LOC100399123 gene encoding neuropeptide Y receptor type 4-2 — protein MNTSYLLALLLTGSPQGDNRSKPLDVLYNFSDHCQDSVDVMVFIVTSYSIETIVGVLGNLCLMCVTVRQKEKANVTNLLIANLAFSDFLMCLLCQPLTAIYTIMDYWIFGETLCKISAFIQCMSVTVSILSLVLVALERHQLIINPTGWKPSISQAYLGIVLIWVVACVLSLPFLANSILEDVFHRNHSKALEFLAVKVVCTESWPLAHHRTIYTTFLLLFQYCLPLAFILVCYARIYQRLQRQGRVFHKGTYSLRAGQMKRVNGVLVAMVVAFAVLWLPLHVFNSLEDWHHEAIPICHGNLIFLVCHLLAMASTCVNPFIYGFLNTNFKKEIKALVLTCQQSAPTEELEHLPLSTVHTEVSKGSLRLSGRSNPI, from the coding sequence ATGAACACCTCTTACCTCCTGGCCTTGCTGCTCACAGGGTCCCCACAGGGTGACAACAGAAGCAAGCCCCTGGACGTCCTATACAACTTCTCTGACCATTGCCAGGATTCCGTGGATGTGATGGTCTTCATCGTGACTTCCTACAGCATTGAGACCATCGTGGGGGTCCTGGGCAACCTCTGCCTGATGTGTGTGACTGTGAGGCAGAAGGAGAAGGCCAACGTGACCAACCTGCTCATTGCCAATCTGGCCTTCTCCGACTTCCTCATGTGCCTCCTATGCCAGCCTCTGACCGCCATCTACACCATCATGGACTACTGGATCTTCGGAGAGACCCTCTGCAAGATATCGGCCTTTATCCAGTGCATGTCGGTGACGGTCTCCATCCTCTCCCTCGTCCTCGTGGCCCTGGAGCGGCATCAGCTCATCATCAACCCAACAGGCTGGAAGCCCAGCATCTCGCAGGCCTACCTGGGGATTGTGCTCATCTGGGTCGTTGCCTGCGTCCTCTCCCTGCCCTTCCTGGCCAACAGCATCCTGGAGGATGTCTTCCACAGGAACCACTCCAAGGCTCTGGAGTTCCTGGCGGTTAAGGTGGTCTGTACCGAGTCCTGGCCACTGGCTCACCACCGCACCATCTACACCACCTTCCTGCTCCTCTTCCAGTACTGCCTCCCACTGGCCTTCATCCTGGTCTGCTATGCACGCATCTACCAGCGCCTGCAGAGGCAGGGGCGTGTGTTCCACAAGGGCACCTACAGCTTGCGAGCTGGGCAGATGAAGCGGGTGAATGGGGTGCTGGTGGCGATGGTGGTGGCCTTTGCCGTGCTCTGGCTGCCTCTGCATGTGTTCAACAGCCTGGAGGACTGGCACCATGAGGCCATCCCCATCTGCCATGGCAACCTCATCTTCTTGGTGTGCCACTTGCTTGCCATGGCCTCCACCTGCGTCAACCCATTCATCTATGGCTTCCTCAACACCAACTTCAAGAAGGAGATTAAGGCTCTGGTGCTGACTTGCCAGCAGAGCGCCCCCACAGAGGAGTTGGAGCATCTTCCTCTGTCCACAGTGCACACGGAAGTCTCCAAAGGGTCCCTGAGGCTAAGTGGCAGGTCCAACCCCATTTAA